A single window of Rubripirellula lacrimiformis DNA harbors:
- a CDS encoding TlpA disulfide reductase family protein has protein sequence MKNRLFLPTVVATALLCSAFQSSDASAADLGIGSKAPALDVESWLQDGNGFFKPVTDFKKGKVYVVEFWATWCGPCIGSMPHLATLQEKYRGDGVQIISISDETVDEVKDLMGKDHPDAGKTFAEITAAYCLTTDPDRSVYIDYMEASEQQGIPTAFIVGKDGLIEWIGHPGNMDEPLEKVVNDSWDREAFKKELKIQEELQENMQAMAELAGAGKFDEAIEMTNVQIKNAPNEMLKDHWSSVLHSLKLSSGKVDDETVDFYRGQIVMMKGDVNSLIRFGYSIYGVTQQGGEIGPLAGESIKALEAESESVADEAKPMYFNVLAMLNDADGNLPKAIAAQEAAIEAADDQQKSRLTPMLEQLKEKAAQSDEPKKEADAK, from the coding sequence ATGAAGAATCGATTGTTCCTTCCCACCGTCGTCGCGACCGCATTGCTGTGCTCGGCGTTTCAATCCAGCGACGCATCGGCAGCGGATTTGGGGATCGGCTCGAAAGCCCCTGCACTGGACGTTGAATCGTGGCTGCAAGACGGCAACGGTTTTTTCAAGCCAGTCACCGATTTCAAAAAGGGCAAGGTTTACGTTGTCGAATTTTGGGCGACGTGGTGTGGTCCTTGCATCGGCAGCATGCCGCATCTGGCCACGCTGCAGGAAAAGTATCGTGGTGACGGGGTCCAGATCATCAGCATTTCGGACGAAACCGTCGACGAAGTCAAAGACCTGATGGGCAAAGATCATCCGGACGCCGGAAAGACATTTGCCGAGATCACTGCGGCCTACTGTTTGACGACCGACCCCGATCGTTCGGTTTACATCGATTACATGGAAGCGTCCGAGCAACAGGGCATTCCGACCGCGTTCATCGTCGGCAAAGACGGATTGATCGAATGGATCGGACACCCAGGCAACATGGACGAACCACTGGAGAAAGTCGTCAATGATTCTTGGGATCGCGAAGCCTTCAAGAAGGAATTGAAGATCCAAGAAGAACTGCAAGAGAACATGCAGGCGATGGCAGAACTAGCCGGTGCAGGAAAGTTTGATGAAGCCATCGAAATGACCAACGTTCAAATCAAGAACGCACCGAACGAAATGCTGAAAGATCACTGGAGCAGTGTTCTGCACAGCCTGAAGTTGTCGTCCGGCAAAGTCGACGACGAAACGGTTGACTTCTATCGCGGGCAAATCGTGATGATGAAGGGCGACGTCAATTCGCTGATCCGATTCGGCTATTCGATCTATGGCGTTACCCAACAGGGTGGCGAGATCGGTCCTTTGGCTGGCGAATCGATCAAGGCGTTGGAAGCGGAATCCGAATCGGTTGCCGACGAAGCCAAGCCAATGTATTTCAATGTGCTTGCCATGTTGAACGACGCCGACGGCAATCTGCCCAAGGCCATCGCGGCACAAGAAGCTGCGATCGAAGCGGCTGACGATCAACAAAAGAGTCGCCTGACCCCAATGTTGGAACAGCTGAAAGAAAAAGCAGCCCAGTCGGACGAGCCCAAAAAGGAAGCCGACGCTAAATAA